A stretch of Canis lupus baileyi chromosome 2, mCanLup2.hap1, whole genome shotgun sequence DNA encodes these proteins:
- the ARRDC3 gene encoding arrestin domain-containing protein 3 isoform X3, protein MVVPKAAIYQTQAFYAKGKMKEVKQLVANLRGESLSSGKTDTWNGKLLKIPPVSPSILDCSIIRVEYSLMVYVDIPGAMDLFLNLPLVIGTIPLHPFGSRTSSVSSQCSMNMNWLGLSLRERPEAPPSYAEVVTEEQRRNNLAPVSACDDFERALQGPLFAYIQEFRFLPPPLYSEIDPNPDQSADDRPSCPSR, encoded by the exons ATGGTAGTGCCAAAGGCAGCCATTTACCAAACACAGGCCTTCTATGCCAAAGGGAAAATGAAGGAAGTAAAACAGCTGGTGGCTAACTTGCGAGGAGAATCCTTATCATCTGGAAAGACCGATACATGGAATGGAAAATTGCTGAAAATTCCACCAGTTTCTCCCTCTATCCTCGACTGTAGCATCATTCGTGTGGAATATTCACTAATG gtatatgtggATATTCCTGGAGCTAtggatttatttcttaatttgccACTTGTCATTGGTACCATTCCTCTACATCCATTTGGTAGCAGAACCTCAAGTGTAAGCAGTCAGTGTAGCATGAATATGAACTGGCTTGGCTTATCCCTACGTGAAAGACCTGAAG CACCACCCAGCTATGCAGAAGTGGTAACAGAGGAACAAAGGCGGAACAATCTTGCACCAGTGAGTGCTTGTGATGACTTTGAGAGAGCGCTTCAAGGACCACTGTTTGCATATATCCAGGAGTTTCGGTTCTTGCCTCCACCTCTTTATTCAGAG attgaTCCAAATCCTGATCAGTCAGCAGATGATAGACCATCCTGCCCATCTCGTTGA